From the Sebastes fasciatus isolate fSebFas1 chromosome 3, fSebFas1.pri, whole genome shotgun sequence genome, one window contains:
- the LOC141765298 gene encoding E3 ubiquitin-protein ligase TRIM39-like isoform X2, producing the protein MAAASNLQYEYQFLCSICLDVFTDPVSIPCGHNFCKNCVNEHWNTSDRYLCPMCKEDFAIRPYLKVNTFISEMVVHSSEQQVSKPGEVPCDVCTGTKLKALKSCLVCLASYCETHLEPHLTASRLKRHQLIDPVENLEDRMCTKHDKPLELFCKTDQTCVCMLCHVLDHKMHDVVPLKEEYKEKKAELGKTEAEIQQMIQKRRLKIQEIKHSVDLSEEDADREIAEGVQVFTALKESVERGQANLIDTIKEKQKTTEKQAGAFIKELEQEISELTKRRTEVEQLSRSEDQLHLLQSIQSLKAAPATKDWTEVSVRPSYEGTVVKAVAQLEETLNKEIKKLLAEAELKRIQQYAVNVTLDPDTAHPDLILSDDGKQVNHGDVRKNLPDNPERFSYCVCVFGKQSFSSGRFYFEVQVKGKTNWDLGVARESINRKGSIRLNPQNGNWIIWLRNGNEYKALAGPSILLSLKSQPQKVGVFVDYEEGLVSFYDVDAAALIYSFTGCCFTEKLFPYFCPYRNNGGKNSAPLIISPVNQAE; encoded by the exons ATGGCTGCTGCCAGCAATCTGCAATATGAATatcagtttctgtgctccatctgtctggatgtgttcactgatccagtcaGTATACCATGTGGACATAACTTCTGCAAAAACTGCGTCAATGAACACTGGAATACTAGTGACAGGTACCTGTGTCCCATGTGTAAAGAGGATTTTGCCATAAGACCTTATTTAAAGGTCAACAccttcatctctgagatggttgttca cagctcagagcaacaagtgtccaaaccaggagaagttccctgtgacgtctgcactggaaccaaactgaaggccctgaagtcctgcctggtgtgtctggcctcctactgtgagactcacctggagcctcatctgacagcttcacgtctgaaaagacatcagctgatcgaccctgtggagaacctggaagacaggatgtgtacgaagcacgataaacctctggagctgttctgtaagaccgaccagacatgtgtctgcatgctctgcCATGTTCTAGACCACAAGATGCATGATGttgttcctctgaaagaagaatataaagaaaagaaggcggagctggggaagacagaggctgaaattcagcagatgatccagaagagacgactgaagattcaggagatcaaacactcagttgacctcagtgaggaagatgcagacagagagatagcagaaggtgttcaggtcttcactgctctgaaggagtctgttgagAGAGGCCAGGCCAATCTCATCGACacgatcaaagagaagcagaaaacaacagaaaaacaggccggagctttcatcaaagagctggaacaggaaatctctgagctgacgaagagaaggactgaagtggagcagctctcacgctctgaagaccaactccatcttctccagagtATCCAGTCCCTGaaagctgctccagccaccaaGGACTGGACAGAGGTCAGCGTCCGTCCATCATATGAGGGGACTGTGGTGAAAGCTGtggctcagctggaggagacactCAATAAAGAGATAAAGAAGCTGCTCGCTGaggctgagctgaagaggatcCAGCAGTATGCAGTGAATGTGACACTTGATCCTGATACAGCTCATCCTgatctcatcctgtctgatgatgggAAACAAGTGAATCATGGTGATGTGAGgaagaatctcccagacaacccagagagattttcttattgtgtttgtgttttcggaaagcagagtttctcttcaggcaGGTTTTACTTTGAGGTTCAAGTTAAAGGAAAGACTAACTGGGACttaggagtggccagagagtcgatcaacaggaagggaaGCATTAGACTTAACCCTCAGAATGGTAACTGGATTATATGGTTGAGAAATGGAAATGAGTACAAAGCTCTTGCTGGGCCTTCAAttcttctctctctgaagtctcagcctcagaaggtgggggtgtttgtagattatgaggagggtctggtctccttttatgacgtagatgctgcagctcttatctactcctttactggctgctgcttcactgagaaactcttcccataCTTCTGTCCTTATCGTAATAATGGTggtaaaaactctgcccctctgatcatctctcctgtcaatcaAGCTGAGTAG
- the LOC141765298 gene encoding E3 ubiquitin-protein ligase TRIM21-like isoform X1 has protein sequence MAAASNLQYEYQFLCSICLDVFTDPVSIPCGHNFCKNCVNEHWNTSDRYLCPMCKEDFAIRPYLKVNTFISEMVVQFRQSAQQKSTSSSSEQQVSKPGEVPCDVCTGTKLKALKSCLVCLASYCETHLEPHLTASRLKRHQLIDPVENLEDRMCTKHDKPLELFCKTDQTCVCMLCHVLDHKMHDVVPLKEEYKEKKAELGKTEAEIQQMIQKRRLKIQEIKHSVDLSEEDADREIAEGVQVFTALKESVERGQANLIDTIKEKQKTTEKQAGAFIKELEQEISELTKRRTEVEQLSRSEDQLHLLQSIQSLKAAPATKDWTEVSVRPSYEGTVVKAVAQLEETLNKEIKKLLAEAELKRIQQYAVNVTLDPDTAHPDLILSDDGKQVNHGDVRKNLPDNPERFSYCVCVFGKQSFSSGRFYFEVQVKGKTNWDLGVARESINRKGSIRLNPQNGNWIIWLRNGNEYKALAGPSILLSLKSQPQKVGVFVDYEEGLVSFYDVDAAALIYSFTGCCFTEKLFPYFCPYRNNGGKNSAPLIISPVNQAE, from the coding sequence ATGGCTGCTGCCAGCAATCTGCAATATGAATatcagtttctgtgctccatctgtctggatgtgttcactgatccagtcaGTATACCATGTGGACATAACTTCTGCAAAAACTGCGTCAATGAACACTGGAATACTAGTGACAGGTACCTGTGTCCCATGTGTAAAGAGGATTTTGCCATAAGACCTTATTTAAAGGTCAACAccttcatctctgagatggttgttcagttcagacagtcagctcaacagaaatccaccagcagcagctcagagcaacaagtgtccaaaccaggagaagttccctgtgacgtctgcactggaaccaaactgaaggccctgaagtcctgcctggtgtgtctggcctcctactgtgagactcacctggagcctcatctgacagcttcacgtctgaaaagacatcagctgatcgaccctgtggagaacctggaagacaggatgtgtacgaagcacgataaacctctggagctgttctgtaagaccgaccagacatgtgtctgcatgctctgcCATGTTCTAGACCACAAGATGCATGATGttgttcctctgaaagaagaatataaagaaaagaaggcggagctggggaagacagaggctgaaattcagcagatgatccagaagagacgactgaagattcaggagatcaaacactcagttgacctcagtgaggaagatgcagacagagagatagcagaaggtgttcaggtcttcactgctctgaaggagtctgttgagAGAGGCCAGGCCAATCTCATCGACacgatcaaagagaagcagaaaacaacagaaaaacaggccggagctttcatcaaagagctggaacaggaaatctctgagctgacgaagagaaggactgaagtggagcagctctcacgctctgaagaccaactccatcttctccagagtATCCAGTCCCTGaaagctgctccagccaccaaGGACTGGACAGAGGTCAGCGTCCGTCCATCATATGAGGGGACTGTGGTGAAAGCTGtggctcagctggaggagacactCAATAAAGAGATAAAGAAGCTGCTCGCTGaggctgagctgaagaggatcCAGCAGTATGCAGTGAATGTGACACTTGATCCTGATACAGCTCATCCTgatctcatcctgtctgatgatgggAAACAAGTGAATCATGGTGATGTGAGgaagaatctcccagacaacccagagagattttcttattgtgtttgtgttttcggaaagcagagtttctcttcaggcaGGTTTTACTTTGAGGTTCAAGTTAAAGGAAAGACTAACTGGGACttaggagtggccagagagtcgatcaacaggaagggaaGCATTAGACTTAACCCTCAGAATGGTAACTGGATTATATGGTTGAGAAATGGAAATGAGTACAAAGCTCTTGCTGGGCCTTCAAttcttctctctctgaagtctcagcctcagaaggtgggggtgtttgtagattatgaggagggtctggtctccttttatgacgtagatgctgcagctcttatctactcctttactggctgctgcttcactgagaaactcttcccataCTTCTGTCCTTATCGTAATAATGGTggtaaaaactctgcccctctgatcatctctcctgtcaatcaAGCTGAGTAG